Within Spinacia oleracea cultivar Varoflay chromosome 4, BTI_SOV_V1, whole genome shotgun sequence, the genomic segment GCAATTTAGATGGTAGACCGTGGTGCACAGTCCTCTACGTGCACCACTATAAAAACTACGTCGTTTTGATATTTTTTgcattttttaaattaaaaaaaaatatgaaattaaggAAGATAGATTTacattttataattaaaaaaaaaacatgccaAAGATATCATTACCCAACAAACTTTGACCGATTACCCCAATTAATTATGCCTAACTAACTAAAACTTtctacaaaaaataaaaagcaaaacgggatataatatattattaaattataGCAATGTTATTTATCCATCCTTAAAATTAATATTAGTTGTAATAATAGCATGTCTTTAAAGAATGGGTACGGATTTTGCCAAGGAAAATTTTGATATATCCAAGGCAAAGGAGCTACCCGATACCCGCAATCTTATATTGTCATATATGCCTGTTTATAAAACTGAATCAAATCCTTCCTATTATCTTTGTTGCCAAAATtataaaactataaatatacCAAATCAccacttattttattttctatatttaattatttattacatACACCAATTAATTGATTGCCATTATGATTATTTAGACTATTAATTTGATGCCTTTGTCATCTTACCCGTTCATAACTTGGCATTAACAAGATCAAAAGAATTGGACTATTGAAGAATATCATCATTAAAGTTTGCAGAGGTAAATTGCACTACTCTTTTTCATTAATTCTTTTAGCAACTGATAGATTTAATGTTACTTGGAGTTATTTTCATTAGAAATTTTTAAGCAGTCAACACATACAAATCtccctttaattatttatacataatatAGTCTAATATGTTGGCAGGTTTCCATCAACAATTAACTTAACATGACCGAAGATAATGATCAAGAATTATTCAGTAGAAAATTCTAAACTCGTGAAGAACTCCTTGACGAGGTTAAGAAGTTTAATGAGTCAAAAGGATATGTCATCTCCATAAAGGATTCTCGTAAAGATCGTTATGTGACTCTTGGTTGTGATAGAGGAGGAGTTTATCGAGATAGGCGTAAAACATTGATTACAAACCAAGATAGGGAAACAAGCACTCGTCTTATAGATTGTCCGTTTCGAATACGAGGTAAGAAACAAGAAGATGGGGTTTGGTCTCTTCAACTGCAAAATAGTTTTCATAACCATGACCCTTGTATTGACTTGTGTGGACATCTTACTTCTCGTCGGTTGACAAAAGAAGAAATTTTAGATGTTGGAAAAATGAGCATGTCGGGAATTCAACCTCGGCAAATTTTGTCTTCGCTTAGACAGAAGAATCCCTCCCTTAAAGCGGTATCAAGGACCATATATAATATGAAGTCTAAAATACGAACAGATAAGTTAGATGGTCGTTCAATGATAAAAGCCTTATTTGATGAACTTGGTCATGGGGGATTTACTTACAGCTACAAACATGATGATGGAGGAAATTTGACACACGTATTTTATCTCACCCAAAGTCAATTAGTCTAACTAAGTCATTTCCAACTGTGTTTGTTATGGATTGCACTTATAAGACTAACAAATACAATATGCCTTTGCTTGATATAATTGGTGTATCGAgtttcaataaatatttttattcttgcTTTGCCTTCCtagaaaaagagagggaacaAGATTATGTATGGGCTTTACAAATGTTTTCTATCATGAAGGGTCACTCATCTGATGACTTGGTTATTGTTACAGATAGGGAATTGGCATTAATGAATGCTATACGTGTTGTTTTTCCTAGGGCAAAGCACATTTTGTGTGTGTGGCATATACAAAAGAATGTGTTATCCAAGTGTAAGGGCTACTTCGATAAAGAAAATTGGGATGATTTTgtgttagcatggaatattgtTGTATATGCTAAGACAGAAGAAGCATTTGATAAGCTTGGGATTCTTTTAGAGTTTTATATATGGACAAGAAGGATGCTATTGATTACATTGAAAATTCATGGATACCATATAACGAGCGATTTGTGAGTGCTTGGACAGAAAAATATGCACATTTTGGCAACCGTGCCAGTTCAAGAGCAGAAGGTGAACATGCAAAATTAAAGGGTTACCTACTAGTGTCAAATGGAGACTTTCGGCAAGTAAGAGATAACATTTCTTTGCCTATTGATAACGAATATCAAGAGATAAAGACAATGCTTGAAACAGAAAGAATTCGAGTGCCTCTCAAGTATCGCATCCCTTTCTTTAAAAATCTTGTTGGCCGTGTATCAACTTTTGCGATGAACAAGCTTTACGAACAATATGAAatggcaaaatttggcaaggtGAAGGATATATGCACGATGCATTTCCGATCTACTATGAAGTTGCCTTGTGCTCATATGATGCATGGTTGGAAAGAAAATGCTTTACATTTGGACTTAGTAGATGCACAGTGGAGGATTGACATAAGGTCATTAGAGACTTCTAGCACAAATACAATTGATAGTGTCAATGAAATTGAAGATCTTACTGACAAGCTACGAGATAAATATCAACATATGCCTTCTTTTAAACGAGATGAGATCAAACAAAAAATATCGTTTATGTTGAATGAAGTGGAGCCTATTTTGTCCGAGCCAAATGTCCAACCTCATAGAGGACGTAGACCAAGTACAATCAAGAGAAAGGAACCATTAAGTTCAACTAGAAGAGATCCATCACAATTTGAAATGGTAGAAGCTAGCCTCGTTGAAACGTTCTAAGGGTCAAGGAACAACACATGATTCACATGAGGTTTTTACCGTCAATGATGAAAGTGCACTAGATTTGATTGATCTTAATGAACCTCCAGTTTGGTTTGATTGATGTTCTTTTAATGTAAGTCATTTTTTAATCTTTTTGCTTTTATACCTTACGAGTAGTATTTGATAGACAttgttatattttattttttataattacgaATAAGAGCCTTGTTTATGTTTCTTGACaagattttttattaattatgttgaAATTTAATATTGGATTATGGTGTATTTTGCTATTGGATCTATGACACTTCAAAACAATTGAAACAAAGTTTCGTATAAAACCAGGAAAAGTGGAATGAATCCAATTCCTATAAACCAGATGAAACAATCGAACTGTGATAAAGATATTACCAAAGTAGTTTatgtaataaataattaaatatagaAAATGAAATAAGGGATGATTTCgtatgtttatagttttataatTTTGGCAATAAAGATAATAGGAAGGATTTGATTCACTTTTATAAACGGGCATATATGGCAATATAAAATTACGGGTATCGGGTAGCTCCTTTGCCTTGGATATATCAAAATTTGCCTTGGCAAAATCCGTACCCTTAAAGAATAGCTAATTTGGGTGACAATGTTGGTTGGATTGTAGTGCAAAATCGAAGGCGTTATtgaaaagtaataaaaaaaaatggtacGAAACCCTAGGGAGAGGGGCTCTCCTTTCTCTATAGAAACTCAAGCCCAGAAACCCTAGCCCCAAAACCCATCAGCCACCGCCCTAGAGACAACCCATCAGCCACCATCCCTTCAGAAAACTCTCAGATATTCCTATAGTCCTCTCTTCTTTGCCTTTAAGTAATTTCCTTATGCAAATTTCTTGGATTTACTTCTATGTTCATCTATTCTGGCTACTTTTGGTCCTCTTTCTATGTCTTCGTTTTCTCTTCATCGGTGGTGCGGATCTCTTGTCGCCGTGAAGTGTAGAGCTATGACCCCTTGATATGTTGGTGGTCCGTCGTTGTTGCCGCCGTACCCGTCTCCCATGACCGTTTGCATGTGTTCGTTTACGGTGTTTTGGGTTTCGCTTGATTGATTGTTCGTTGTCGGTTTCCTTTGCCAACACCGACTGTGGATAGGTGGTTTTCTTCCACCGCCCCGCCGTGTCGTTATTTGACCGATCTCTCTTCAGCGGTGGTCTGCCTTGAAGACTAGATCTTTGACCCAGTTGGTGGTTCATCGCTGCCGCTGTTGCCCCGTCTCCGACGAGTTGTTCCATTTTGTTGGTCTTGCTTGGTGAATGGTTGCCGACACCACCGCATGAAGAGCTTCCTTGAGAAGCTTGGttatttttagtttattttctttttaatttatttcatgtagtttgttttttttatttttttattttttttatttctctttATCTGTTGGTCTTTCTCTGAGATAGGGAGACCATAAGATATGTGTACCTTTccttcataataaaaaaaattaaaaaaataatagcatgtctttattttttatttcaaagtccttttcttAGAGTTCTTTTTAATACTTAGACATGTTCCATATTAATTGTTGTTCCTAATTTTCTAGACTAATTGTTGTTCTTTAAGTTACAAAATCATGTTCTTTTAATTCCTTTTGtttgttaattgttaaaggattcttaacttttatattttccAACTTATTGATGTTCTTTGTATTAGAGATACATGTTCTGTTATTTTTATCTTTGTGTTCTTCTATTACTAGCTTCACAATTtagatgttctttttatttttcaatcgaCTTCATCACTAGATGTTCTTTCTGTTTGTAAAACATGATCTTTTATTTATATCTCTGGGTTCTTTTTATACTACATCCTTGTTCTACATCTTTGTACAAATTATACCAGCAAACAATTACAATTTAGAATTAAAATTCATAGTCTAAATATAGCGACATCAACGTGTATTCTCATTGGAACTAAACACGATAATCCCAAATCTTTATTCTTTAGGCAAATAACCACAAATTCATCCTATGTACCTGAAGACGAGGtctataatttataaatgagTAGCATTTACATACAAATTCTTCTTGTGTGTTATCCTTCCTTCTTCACCATGTTCATTGTCTTGTGCATGCCTTGAAGTTTAAATCTGAATTTCAATTTCTTCGAATTGCATTCCCTTTCGTCAATTAGGGTTTGGTTGGGAAAGCTAATAAACGTACTTATACATGGTGTCTAGGTTAATTTGGAATTTAGATGCATTTTGAGAGAATTTAGGATGAAGATTGAGGATATATAGAAAGATTGACCGATAAGAACAACTAGCAAATTGTAAGGGGTTTGACTGTTTCAATTTCTCTTTTTTGTGGAGgatctttttattaattttacccTTGATTATCGGTTTGCTGGCTAATAAATaatgttctttctttttttttttctccttttttcctttttttttatttttattattttaataaagtactagattttagcccgtgcgatgcacggattctattaaattgttatgtatataccaattttatatacttcgtattagattaaattagtttttgattttgcattaaatttcattttagattttaaaaaaaattatgagagtgtttggatgaaattgtatatgcgtaatattattagttaattaattaaaatatctatgtggcgtTTAAtaatttatctacgtggcactcgacttttttaattcaaaattaattttaaaaaatcttatttttcatttggcgaaaccattagattcctTACATggtgctctaatattggataatgaattttatttattttattttagattagtgtttgatttgaatgaatttattttagattttttttaaaattattatagtgtttgattttagattgaaCTGTATatattactaattaattaattaaaatatctacgtggcacctaattaattatctacatggcaatcgatttttttaattcaaaaataaattagaaatcttatttttcattggccgaaaccattagtaatcctaggtggcgctctaatatttcagcaaatatgcctcttttatatatgtatattagattccTGCGTTTTAAAGGAAAACTGTTGCGTTTTGAAACAGGTGCACACTCCTCTACGTGCACCTGTGTCCACCTTCCACAAATTGGGAAGGTAAAGCCCAAAAAAATTACTacgtattaattattatttttatataaaaataacGAATGGTTGCATGACACGTGTTAGTGACCTGCTATACCAGGTTGGTGACATGTTAGGTGCAATAAAAATTAATAGGGTGCAAAGgttagattattagataataatccaaaGATTGGATTAATAACGGGAAATCGTCAAAatattggattatttaaagtaatttttcctaaatttaatttgttaataaACATTTATAAATGACGTAAATTTGATTGCATCAAATAATTTGAGAAACCATAATCCGGTGCATAATCTATCTTGGGGTATATAAGGCAACACAGTTTGGTATTCACACCAAAATTCTCAACTCAAAACTAACTGAATTTCACAGCTATCTCGTCAGACTTCCCACTACCGGCGTAATTCAGGCGAAATCAACCCCAATTTCTCTCTGAAATCCCTTCACAACTTAACGAATTACACCTTAATTTTCCTGTTTCTTTTCTTTAGATTATCTAAAATGGAAACAGTGTACTTTGATAGTGAAGAGGAAGAAGATAACTTCAATTTTGGCCGTTTCTTTGAATATGAAGAGGAAGAAAATAACTTCAATTCTGGCCTTTTCTTTGAATATGATGATAATGACGGCGACGACGGCTTCTTTGACGACGGAATTCAAAATCTTCCCATCACTTCTCCTTCGTCTGATTCTCGTTCTCCATTGTGTCAGGTACTGTAGGAGAGAATTGATTACTTTCTTGCACCCATCAAACTTCGAATTGCGACgctatttttattagttttccTGTAATCTGGGTTTCTGCTGTGTTTAATTTCCTGgaatttttcaaaatttgagCCGTTTGGTCAGTAATTTACTCAAATTGATCACTTTTTTTTACCCATAATCGGAATGTGTTTGTTTTGTGAACTTCTTTTGGTTCTCAAATTTGGTTTTCTGGCTTTGtttaatttcttaattttttccaattaggggtaccattaTTATTAAATGGActcaatttagcataattacGGAGATTgttctgtttttattttttttaactagGGTTTTTGATGTTAATGTTAATAAAGTGTAACACATAATGTACAAATTTCTGATACTTTTTCATGTGAAATTCAGTTGATCAACCTCGGTTTTTAGGTGATAAATCTTAATTTTGTGATGTAAATGTGAGGTTCAGAAACAGGGGAGTATAATTGTAGAAATGTTCTATATTTTTATCGATGCGAATGTGTCACGGAGGCAATACAATTACGATGGGGGAGGTGAATTCAAACATGTGGCCTATAATACACTGGCCTTcaatcttaaccactaggccaataCATAATACATAATTGGTATAGTTGTAGAAATGTGAGTTTTTAGTTGGTTTTTTATGtgatttttgacaaatttggaaTGTAGGCCAGTACATAATTGGGATAATTGTAGAAATATGAGTTTTAATTGGAATGTTATGTGATTTTTTGACAATTTTGAAATGTAGACATTTATTGTAATTATTGAGTTTTGGTTATTGACAGGTAATTACAAGAGAGTCACTATGGGAAGCACAGGTAAATatatatacaaagtatataTTGGTTTGTGGTTAGCTACAAATGTTTCTCACTAGTATTATACAAATTGATATGTTCATCTGTTTAATCAGAGGGCCGATTTGCGGATGGTGATGGATCTGTTATTGGTTAAAGAACATCATGCTCGGGCTTTGTTGATTCGTTATCAGTGGAATATCGACAAGTTATTCATCGTTTTTGTTGAGAAGGGTAAAGCTCACTTATTTGCTGAAGCTGGAGTTACTGTGGTTGAACATGATGCTCTAAGCTCGGGACTTTCTTCGACTCTCGTGTGTACTATTTGCATCGAGGATGTTCCTTGCAACGAGACTACACAAATGGATTGTGGTCATACTTTCTGCAATAACTGTGAGTAGTCTTTCACAGTTAACCATTCATACTTTCTGCAATAACTGTGAGTAGTCATACTTTCTGTTAGGGTTTGTTTATAGGTAGTTCTGATTAAGCTAGTAGAACATACAGAGGACAGTATAAGGTTCTTTAACAGTATTATGTCAAGATTTGCTTCCTTTCTTATTGCAATTGTTTAGAAATCCCCCTTCAATATACTTGGTTTAAGGTTATTATTTAAGGTACTTAGATAGTTATTCCACAAAAGTGCAAAATAAGGCCTCTTTTTGCATCTCCTATTAATTTGTGTTGTTTATCCCCTGTTTTTGGTGCTTTTCCTCTGACTATCACCTTGTGTGAATTTGTGATACGTTTTAATCCGGCATTTCTGAAATCAATTTTCCTTTCAGGCTGGACAGAGTATTTTATTGTAAAGATAAATGATGGTATGAGTAGGGTGATTAGGTGCATGGAATACCAATGCAATGATATATGTAATGAAGGCATTGTAAGGAATTTAGTAAGAAAAAGAAAACCTGAACTCGCAGAGAAGTTTGATCGGTTTCTTCTCGAATCATATATCGAGGATAATAAAATGGTGAAGTGGTGCCCTAGCATCCCTCATTGTGGTAATGCAATACGTATTAAGGATGATGCAGTCTGTGAAGTGGAATGCACCTGTGGTAAACAGTTCTGTTTTAGGTGTTTATCAGAAATACACTCTCCTTGTTCATGCTTGATGTGGGAGCTTTGGAACAAGAAGTGCAATAAAACAAACACATCAAAGTGGATTACTGTCAATACAAAACGTTGCCCGTCATGTGGGAAGCTTGTGGAGAAGATTGGAGGTTGCAGAACTGTTCATTGCTTCTGTGGTAGCATTATCTGGTATGACTTGTGTTTGGATCACTGAAACTCTCACTTGCATTTCTCTTTCTATTCACATGATTATAATATCCTTAGTAGTTGTTTGtcatttaggctccgtttggtagggtgtaaaacgtttcatggaaaacgatttccctttttcAATCATTTTGCATTGTTTGGTTTGACAATGGATGAAAACCAATTTTGCAaaactccctcaaaggtggaaaaacttttttccatttgaaagggagagaAATCATTTTTCCACTTTTCCACCTTACCTCCCTCTCTCCCTTCTTCCCCCAAtgttcaccatcttctccctttttcttttaaggaaccaaacaaaggaaaactagtttggaattgtgttttccatggaaaatcattttgcacTGAAAACGTTTACAccaaccaaacggagccttaatgtCTTCACGTTTTCTTGACTTTGGCTTACCGTATTATATTCTGTTTATCCTTTACATTCCCTGAACTTGAGATTTCATCCATTCCTTGGTTCCCCTGAACAGCTGGGTATGTGGGAAAATTAATGGCAATCTATATCATAGTTGTACACTTTACAAAGCCCCGGCAGAGGTGCAGGATGCCAACGATTACCTTCACGGTGTGCTACGTGATACTGAAGAAGCTAGCTATCTTGATACGATTTCCCCAGAAAGACAG encodes:
- the LOC110790369 gene encoding probable E3 ubiquitin-protein ligase ARI2, with the translated sequence METVYFDSEEEEDNFNFGRFFEYEEEENNFNSGLFFEYDDNDGDDGFFDDGIQNLPITSPSSDSRSPLCQVITRESLWEAQRADLRMVMDLLLVKEHHARALLIRYQWNIDKLFIVFVEKGKAHLFAEAGVTVVEHDALSSGLSSTLVCTICIEDVPCNETTQMDCGHTFCNNCWTEYFIVKINDGMSRVIRCMEYQCNDICNEGIVRNLVRKRKPELAEKFDRFLLESYIEDNKMVKWCPSIPHCGNAIRIKDDAVCEVECTCGKQFCFRCLSEIHSPCSCLMWELWNKKCNKTNTSKWITVNTKRCPSCGKLVEKIGGCRTVHCFCGSIICWVCGKINGNLYHSCTLYKAPAEVQDANDYLHGVLRDTEEASYLDTISPERQKSGSTDSLLYETTGQIQSSRKISFGYLRYMHCYTHYKGHRNSIQMEAILEQKINDIMVLSSQENKPQSQDLSWAKIGVYRLIRSRYILSYSYVFAFYMFGDELFEGEMTETERIIKQNLFEDQQQQLEAKVVQLSDLMKKSFCEYTIDSLKQIKMQVMALTYTIDDLCKKMYDCIENDLLGSLQSYTHIIAPYGSKGVIRASDLAVHGVNGCLMEMGEASSCRDCIEGQEPSEKRAKIS
- the LOC130459586 gene encoding uncharacterized protein, whose product is MDKKDAIDYIENSWIPYNERFVSAWTEKYAHFGNRASSRAEGEHAKLKGYLLVSNGDFRQVRDNISLPIDNEYQEIKTMLETERIRVPLKYRIPFFKNLVGRVSTFAMNKLYEQYEMAKFGKVKDICTMHFRSTMKLPCAHMMHGWKENALHLDLVDAQWRIDIRSLETSSTNTIDSVNEIEDLTDKLRDKYQHMPSFKRDEIKQKISFMLNEVEPILSEPNVQPHRGRRPSTIKRKEPLSSTRRDPSQFEMVEASLVETF